The following coding sequences are from one Streptomyces sp. ITFR-21 window:
- a CDS encoding DUF4417 domain-containing protein, with the protein MTSVSLPIPTVGVPLPGRGCDCNACAFYAGPDGRGGPATVEPLCSGTNSDCRFCGCAATEADAPANACVTRKCPIRCGSRTDIAQWMADVGGTLGFDDISIDGTLPDGLPSLIPMTDGSAVTKLDASLNWPAYGVGLRRVFSPDTHTLYPRFTEQSARQALSLKPHQKAVLVGYGEDPLVEAFWTRRQRDNLVERIAEQQWDLVLPCNFSIYGDWPRTEHLLNMRRCLLLAQEFAEAGVPVVPNVYWFRLEDLERYLAWIEDAPPPAIAINVQTVRDNSTWDTWERPGLHLLAANLPEDMPVILTGLSRTNRIAEMVELFGSRLTLISQNPHQYALHGAVMTANGREDVHARPEDAFAATVQYMASLLPSR; encoded by the coding sequence ATGACCAGTGTTTCCCTGCCCATTCCAACCGTCGGCGTTCCCCTCCCCGGCCGGGGCTGCGACTGCAACGCCTGCGCGTTCTACGCTGGACCCGACGGCCGGGGTGGCCCCGCCACCGTCGAGCCGCTGTGCTCGGGCACGAACTCCGACTGCCGGTTCTGCGGCTGCGCTGCGACGGAAGCGGACGCCCCCGCGAACGCCTGCGTCACAAGGAAGTGCCCGATCCGCTGCGGCAGCCGGACCGACATCGCCCAGTGGATGGCCGATGTGGGCGGCACGCTGGGCTTCGATGACATCAGCATCGACGGCACCCTGCCCGACGGCTTGCCGTCCCTGATCCCCATGACCGACGGCTCCGCCGTCACCAAGCTCGACGCCAGCCTGAACTGGCCGGCCTACGGAGTCGGCCTCAGGCGGGTCTTCTCCCCTGACACCCACACCCTCTACCCCCGTTTCACCGAACAGTCGGCCCGCCAGGCCCTCTCCCTGAAGCCGCACCAGAAGGCCGTACTCGTCGGCTACGGCGAGGATCCGCTTGTGGAGGCGTTCTGGACAAGGCGCCAGCGGGACAACCTCGTGGAGCGGATCGCGGAGCAGCAGTGGGACCTGGTGCTCCCCTGCAATTTCTCGATCTACGGGGACTGGCCGAGGACCGAGCACCTGCTCAACATGCGACGGTGCCTGCTCTTGGCGCAGGAGTTCGCCGAGGCCGGCGTGCCTGTCGTTCCGAATGTCTACTGGTTCCGGCTGGAGGATCTGGAGCGCTACCTGGCCTGGATCGAGGACGCGCCTCCGCCGGCGATCGCCATCAACGTGCAGACCGTCCGTGACAACTCGACCTGGGACACCTGGGAGCGGCCGGGCCTGCACCTGCTGGCCGCGAACCTCCCGGAGGACATGCCCGTCATCCTCACCGGCTTGTCCCGGACCAACCGGATCGCGGAGATGGTCGAGCTGTTCGGCTCCCGGCTGACCCTGATCTCCCAGAACCCGCACCAGTACGCCCTGCACGGCGCCGTCATGACCGCGAACGGTCGCGAGGACGTCCACGCCCGCCCCGAGGACGCCTTCGCCGCGACAGTCCAGTACATGGCGTCGCTTCTGCCGTCCCGCTGA
- a CDS encoding ParB N-terminal domain-containing protein, with protein sequence MTSTSVEAPAEGGSMIRLTEILHRSAKLRQRRFEMLPLRGPGAPFTEAQARNPSDSLPPSELADLISSMSVVGLLEPVLAEEIAVGGKAPTIRLVTGERRLRAMRWGATNRPDNPHFAALPAVVCPGPLSDEERHMWRFVENFAREPLKPGEQAAALLYQRCAILVGKLLKAGKPVSQEVYAIPDPAERFQALEKIRGSDHSCAAPWSEVLNRLGLQLNERKAGELVRAFRALPRDLTEEMDEAAIRLNTRIRYAELRNGRAEAAAGIWAALKTSKRLHLLPTAVNVGLEEPGLGPEEIIAEAEERQDAANADRRAKLTRVPTQAEDELDDSDGFTAGPDPVEDTDPSAPGDGTLPPQTAESEPPGPPRPAVETDVIRTALDGVRSLLVEVRAGKEISRYDRGSLRIALRELSAHLEDEAAPAPSGRGTHDEGTEAA encoded by the coding sequence ATGACTAGTACCTCAGTCGAGGCTCCGGCCGAGGGCGGGAGCATGATCCGGCTCACCGAGATCCTGCACCGCAGTGCCAAGCTGCGGCAGCGTCGATTCGAGATGCTGCCGCTGCGCGGGCCGGGCGCCCCCTTCACAGAGGCCCAAGCGCGGAACCCGTCCGACTCCCTCCCGCCGTCCGAACTCGCGGACCTCATCTCCTCGATGTCCGTCGTCGGACTGCTGGAGCCGGTCCTGGCCGAGGAGATCGCTGTCGGCGGAAAGGCGCCGACGATCCGGCTGGTCACCGGAGAACGCCGCCTGCGCGCGATGCGATGGGGGGCTACCAACCGGCCGGACAACCCGCACTTCGCGGCTCTGCCCGCCGTGGTCTGCCCCGGGCCGCTGTCCGACGAGGAACGTCACATGTGGCGTTTCGTGGAGAATTTCGCCAGGGAGCCTCTCAAGCCGGGCGAGCAGGCCGCTGCCCTTCTGTACCAGCGATGTGCGATCCTCGTCGGCAAGCTACTCAAGGCCGGCAAGCCCGTGTCGCAGGAGGTCTACGCGATCCCCGACCCGGCGGAGCGCTTCCAGGCACTGGAGAAGATCCGCGGCAGCGACCACAGTTGTGCCGCGCCGTGGAGCGAGGTGCTGAACCGGCTCGGGCTCCAGCTCAACGAGCGCAAGGCCGGCGAGCTGGTGCGTGCCTTCCGCGCGCTGCCGCGAGACCTCACGGAGGAGATGGACGAGGCAGCGATCCGACTGAACACCAGGATCCGTTATGCCGAGTTGCGCAACGGGCGGGCGGAGGCGGCCGCGGGTATCTGGGCAGCGCTCAAGACGTCGAAGCGGCTCCACCTGCTGCCCACTGCCGTGAACGTGGGGCTGGAGGAGCCCGGACTCGGGCCGGAGGAAATCATCGCGGAGGCGGAGGAGCGGCAGGACGCGGCCAACGCCGACCGGCGTGCGAAGCTCACCCGCGTCCCCACCCAGGCGGAGGACGAACTCGACGACAGCGACGGCTTCACCGCCGGGCCCGACCCCGTAGAGGACACCGACCCCTCGGCGCCGGGGGACGGCACGCTCCCGCCGCAGACCGCGGAGTCTGAGCCTCCCGGCCCGCCGAGACCGGCCGTGGAGACGGACGTCATCCGGACCGCGCTGGACGGGGTCCGGAGCCTGCTGGTCGAAGTCCGAGCCGGCAAGGAAATCTCCCGTTACGACCGCGGCTCCCTGCGGATCGCGCTGCGCGAGCTGAGCGCCCACCTCGAAGACGAAGCCGCGCCCGCCCCGTCAGGCCGCGGCACCCATGATGAAGGGACCGAAGCAGCATGA
- a CDS encoding replication-relaxation family protein: MTLHTEEPPLITPHSGRSFHALGRRALELLYQHRVLSTQQLHILLTEPESRPERPVYLRQQLGELRQSGLVSRVRAHGSGGPGRVRNLPYLWFLTEAGAESVEEAGELPVRPYRVTPDSVAGARQAHTLAVSDVGAAFVEHARRLGHECGPLDWTPEVANRIRDGQRRFEDDHVISDAVLNYVHITRGQRTMLSFFIEVDRATMTSARLAAKLAAYGRLYEYVPQSPDRARRLPNATRPAWMYSYPVFPRVLVILDAAPPRAGQPDRRPQRLAARAEDLYTRTAADIRLSRLKGDMAIGVTTLRQLQEQGPCAPIFTPLLRGTPSARPSPTDLYLSTK, translated from the coding sequence ATGACCCTGCACACCGAGGAACCGCCGCTCATCACGCCGCACAGCGGCCGCAGCTTCCATGCGCTGGGACGCCGCGCCTTGGAACTGCTGTACCAGCACCGGGTGCTGTCCACGCAGCAGCTGCACATCCTTCTCACCGAGCCGGAGAGCCGACCGGAACGTCCCGTCTACCTGCGCCAGCAGCTCGGTGAGCTCCGGCAGTCGGGGCTGGTGAGTCGGGTGCGGGCTCATGGAAGTGGCGGCCCCGGGCGGGTCCGGAACCTTCCCTACCTGTGGTTCCTCACGGAGGCCGGTGCCGAGTCCGTCGAAGAGGCGGGCGAGCTGCCTGTTCGCCCCTACCGGGTGACGCCGGACTCGGTGGCCGGTGCCCGGCAGGCGCACACGCTCGCGGTCAGCGACGTGGGTGCCGCCTTCGTAGAGCATGCCCGCCGCCTGGGGCACGAGTGCGGCCCTCTGGACTGGACGCCGGAAGTCGCCAACCGCATCAGGGACGGTCAGCGGCGTTTCGAGGACGACCACGTCATCAGCGACGCCGTCCTGAACTACGTGCACATCACTCGGGGCCAGCGCACCATGCTGAGCTTCTTCATCGAGGTCGACCGGGCCACGATGACGTCCGCACGGCTGGCGGCGAAGCTGGCCGCCTACGGGCGACTGTACGAGTACGTCCCCCAGAGCCCGGACCGAGCCCGCCGGCTGCCGAACGCCACACGGCCGGCCTGGATGTACAGCTACCCGGTCTTCCCCCGCGTGCTGGTGATCCTCGACGCGGCGCCGCCCCGGGCCGGCCAGCCCGACCGGCGGCCGCAGCGGCTCGCGGCGCGGGCGGAGGACCTCTACACCCGGACCGCCGCAGACATCCGACTCAGCCGGCTCAAGGGCGACATGGCGATCGGGGTGACGACCCTCCGGCAGCTCCAGGAGCAGGGCCCCTGCGCACCGATCTTCACTCCCCTGCTGCGCGGGACCCCCTCGGCGCGGCCGTCACCCACCGACCTTTACCTCTCCACGAAGTAG
- a CDS encoding ATP/GTP-binding protein: MTSAPERDADAPVNLAKDEPAGNKGSRPRMHYARTELALALPDHLALREVPLAPDPLEALATAVADVREDLGESADVVLDLVPVAPSRVGSRRRRLLAQARRNPTDAPAIPGMPQHNSRFGFDLSSVLAEVASEMKGNQGRSQRPHRPSPHRTHRMTDMKAALGKLAPGAEPVFSLQMMVRTCAPDPARARMLLDQVLAALEPWSGDNHLRPVGLNLGITRVRADSWLYRRAFDRRFETGAFKQRRNNWVTAQEIAGLLKPPTKNNGAANLSRSGGVVPPPPAALPSWNGQRGLLPLGWVAKPGGGERLAGLPLKYLLFALFLGKAGYGKTEMSLVQAIALAHNGHGLLFLDPHGDGWARARPYLAHRELADRIWEIDLTSPELDKMVGSWNPLSMERRRESEIPDIVQYIVTGFSAALNWSDSAGRAKTILTRAVESLVYLSWHVCRAGRPELAPTIFQIRTILTDAVWRTTVLKYLPKDVRDFWENVFPSYSKEAVPVVTNIIERLSSSNAIKAFLGSSRSTYDIRHAMDTGKIVFVCPAGTGDVDRIISSLLIYDLFRAGLSRRDTPVAKRRDFFSFIDELTSVDGASKGTLAQIAEQLRKFNVRLLAMTQMAQRLSATTRQGLLQNISVLSTTASDVDEATLVTRRWGKKVSPDTITQLNRYHYVMSVTLDGGQSDPFRVRGASVEDLYAEYYRPQNEDRLSRAIDENLTRRPVRDILTDLRRLDMRLRRFIVTLEVPPDDDDGPEASAPPPDEPNPDGNGADANGSPDGRSGVKTRVHDSEGTVIGGEQPDAAAEAPSNVLPLNPNQSRLG; the protein is encoded by the coding sequence ATGACCTCCGCACCCGAACGGGACGCCGACGCCCCCGTCAACCTGGCCAAGGACGAGCCGGCCGGCAACAAAGGCTCCCGTCCACGGATGCATTACGCCCGGACCGAGCTCGCCCTGGCCCTGCCCGACCACCTCGCCCTGCGCGAAGTCCCTCTCGCTCCCGACCCGCTCGAGGCGCTGGCGACGGCGGTCGCCGACGTCCGTGAGGACCTCGGGGAAAGCGCCGACGTCGTCCTCGACCTCGTCCCTGTCGCGCCGTCGCGCGTCGGCAGCCGGCGTAGGCGCCTCCTCGCGCAGGCGCGCCGCAACCCGACGGACGCGCCAGCCATACCTGGCATGCCTCAGCACAACAGCCGCTTCGGCTTCGATCTGTCGTCGGTGCTGGCGGAGGTCGCCTCTGAGATGAAGGGCAACCAGGGGCGGAGCCAGCGACCGCATCGTCCCAGCCCGCACCGCACACACCGTATGACCGACATGAAGGCAGCCCTGGGCAAGCTCGCTCCGGGCGCCGAGCCGGTCTTCTCCCTGCAGATGATGGTCCGCACCTGCGCTCCTGACCCCGCGCGGGCCCGGATGCTGCTCGACCAGGTCCTCGCCGCCCTGGAGCCGTGGTCGGGTGACAACCACTTGCGGCCCGTCGGTCTGAATCTCGGCATCACTCGCGTCCGCGCCGACTCCTGGCTCTACCGGCGCGCCTTCGACCGCCGTTTCGAGACGGGCGCCTTCAAGCAGCGGCGGAACAACTGGGTCACGGCTCAGGAGATAGCCGGGCTGCTCAAACCCCCGACGAAGAACAACGGCGCGGCCAACCTCAGTCGCTCGGGCGGCGTCGTCCCGCCCCCGCCGGCCGCACTGCCGTCCTGGAACGGGCAGCGGGGCCTGCTGCCGCTCGGATGGGTCGCCAAGCCCGGTGGCGGCGAACGGCTCGCCGGACTTCCGCTGAAATACCTGCTGTTCGCGCTGTTCCTCGGCAAGGCCGGCTACGGCAAGACGGAGATGTCCCTGGTCCAGGCGATCGCCTTGGCCCATAACGGCCACGGGCTGCTCTTCCTCGATCCCCACGGTGACGGCTGGGCACGGGCACGGCCCTACCTCGCCCACCGCGAACTCGCGGACCGGATCTGGGAGATCGACCTGACCTCCCCCGAGCTGGACAAGATGGTCGGCTCCTGGAACCCGCTGTCGATGGAGCGACGTCGCGAGTCCGAGATCCCCGACATCGTCCAGTACATCGTCACCGGGTTCTCCGCCGCGCTGAACTGGAGCGACTCCGCCGGCCGCGCCAAGACCATCCTCACCAGGGCGGTCGAGTCCCTGGTGTACCTCTCCTGGCACGTCTGCCGCGCCGGTAGGCCTGAGCTGGCGCCCACGATCTTCCAGATCCGCACGATCCTCACCGACGCCGTCTGGCGGACCACGGTCCTGAAATACCTGCCCAAGGACGTGCGGGACTTCTGGGAGAACGTCTTCCCCTCGTACTCCAAGGAGGCCGTCCCGGTAGTCACGAACATCATCGAGCGGCTCTCGTCGTCCAACGCGATCAAGGCGTTTCTGGGTTCGAGCCGCAGTACGTACGACATCCGGCACGCCATGGACACTGGCAAGATCGTCTTCGTCTGCCCGGCCGGAACCGGCGACGTCGACCGCATCATCAGCAGCCTGCTGATCTACGACCTGTTCCGGGCCGGCCTCTCCCGCAGGGACACCCCCGTCGCGAAGCGCCGCGACTTCTTCTCGTTCATCGACGAGCTGACGAGCGTGGACGGCGCATCGAAGGGCACGCTGGCGCAGATCGCGGAGCAGTTGCGCAAGTTCAACGTACGACTGCTGGCGATGACGCAGATGGCGCAGCGGCTCAGCGCCACCACGCGGCAGGGACTGCTGCAGAACATCTCCGTCCTGTCCACGACGGCGTCCGACGTCGACGAGGCCACGCTGGTGACGCGCCGCTGGGGCAAGAAGGTCTCCCCGGACACGATCACCCAGCTCAACCGGTACCACTACGTGATGTCGGTGACCCTGGACGGCGGTCAGTCCGACCCGTTCCGTGTCCGCGGCGCTTCGGTCGAGGACCTCTACGCCGAGTACTACCGGCCCCAGAACGAGGACCGTCTCAGCCGGGCGATCGACGAGAACCTCACCCGCCGCCCCGTCCGCGACATCCTCACCGACCTGCGCCGACTCGATATGAGGCTGCGCCGGTTCATCGTCACCCTTGAGGTGCCGCCGGACGATGACGACGGCCCCGAGGCATCCGCTCCTCCGCCGGACGAGCCGAACCCGGACGGCAACGGCGCCGACGCGAACGGCTCTCCCGACGGCCGGTCCGGCGTCAAGACGCGCGTCCACGACAGCGAGGGCACCGTCATCGGGGGCGAACAACCCGACGCCGCGGCTGAGGCTCCCAGCAACGTCCTCCCGCTCAACCCCAACCAGTCGAGGCTCGGATGA